In Ktedonobacterales bacterium, the sequence CGCGCAGGTCTGATACTCGTACTATAGCGTCTGCGTCAGAATGTCGCAACTGGCGCATCGCGCATTATAGCGGCTGCACGGGCGCGCAGATGTTCAGGCTTTTGTAAGGTAGAGACTGGAGCATTGCAAGGTGGGTGTCAGGGGTAGGTGGGACAATCCGGCATGTTATAAGGCTATCGTTATTATATTACGAGGGAATGAGCATGACCCGACTACGCCGTCTGGGCTGGGTGACTGTTGGCTTTACGTACTTTCTGGTGCTTGTCGGCGGGCTTGTGCGCATCACCGGCTCCGGCGAAGGCTGCCCCGATTGGCCGACCTGCCACGGGAGCCTGATCCCCAGCTTCGATGAACATACGCTGATTGAATACTCCCACCGGCTGACCGCCTCTGTGGTCAGCTTCCTCGTTATCGCGCTGGCCCTGGCGGTGCTGATCTGGGCGCGACGGCGGCGCTATGTCATCCCCGCACTGATTGCCGTTGGGCTGCTTGCCGTTCAGGTCGTGCTGGGGGGGATTACCGTTCTCAATGATCTGCCCGAAAACATCGTCACCGCGCATCTGGGTACGGCCCTGGCGCTCTTCGCCACGCTCATCATCGCGGCGGTGCTGCTGCGCCAGAATACCCCCGTTGTAGGCAACTTCCAGAGCGCCCGACGCTTCGCACGCCTGGCCCTGACAACCGCCATCCTGACGTACCTGCTGCTGCTCAGCGGCTCGAATGTGCGCGGCAACAGCGCCGATCTGGTCTGCCCTGGCTGGCCGCTGTGCGGGCGCGAAGACATCCCTGGCTCGGTGGTGTCGCTGGTCGTGATTAACCTCTTCCATCGCTTTTTTGCCAGCTTCGTTGGCCTCTTTATTATCGCCACGATCATCTATGCCTGGCGGCGCAGGCGCGAAGCGCCCAAACTGGCCGCCATTGCCCTTGCTGCAGCGGTCTTCTTCGTCATTCAGGTCGCGGTTGGCGCGGCGATGGTTCTGCTCGGCTCCCACGCAGTAGAGGGCGGATATGAAGCGGCGCAGGGTTTCCATCTGGCGTTTGCTACCGCCGTCTGGGGAGCTATGGCTGCTCTGGCGGCTGTGGCCTATCGTGACCTGCCCGCAAAGACCGACGCAGAGTCGCCATCCGGGCAGCCCGCCCCCGAAAAAGAGTGGGTACGCGCGCCAGCAGATGCAGCGGTAGCCGCGCCGGAAGCGGCAGGCGAGGCAGGCTCCTTGAAACTGCTCCTGAGCGGCTACCTCAACCTGATAAAGCCGCATGTCACCGTGTTACTGCTCGGTGTGACGCTCGCTTCAATGGCAATTGCTCAGGGTGGCTTCCCGCCCTGGCAACTGGTCATTGCCACCCTGTTTGGTGGAGCCTGCGCGGCAGGCAGCGCCAACGCGATGAACTGCTATTTTGATCGTGACATCGATCAGATAATGAGCCGCACAAAACGCAGATCGCTCCCCGCCGGGCGCATCCCGCCCGCGCATGCCCTCATCTTTGGCGCGGCGCTGGCCGTGATCTCTTTTGTAGACCTGGCGCTGTTCGTCAATCTGCTGAGCGCCCTGCTGGCTTTCTCAGGCATCGTCTTTTACATTCTGGTGTACACGCTCTGGCTCAAGCGCAATTCCACCCAGAATATTGTCATCGGCGGGGCAGCAGGCGCAGTTCCTCCGCTCGTCGGCTGGGCTGCCGTCACAAACTCGGTTGGCTTGCCTGCCCTCTGGCTCTTTGCCATCATCTTCTATTGGACGCCGCCGCATTTCTGGACCCTGGCGCTGCTTATCAAAAACGATTACGCGCGGGCGCATATTCCTATGATGCCGGTGGTGCTGGGCGAGAAAGAAACCAAACGCCAGATTGTCCTCTATACCCTGCTGCTGATCGCGGTGACGCTTGTCCTCTTCTCAACCCGTGAAATGGGCTATCTCTATCTCGCCTCGGCTATCTCGCTGGGCGCGGGATTTCTGTACCTGGCTATCCGCGTACTGCGCGATGAAACCAAACGCTGGGCGCGCACGCTGTTCTG encodes:
- a CDS encoding heme o synthase, whose protein sequence is MTRLRRLGWVTVGFTYFLVLVGGLVRITGSGEGCPDWPTCHGSLIPSFDEHTLIEYSHRLTASVVSFLVIALALAVLIWARRRRYVIPALIAVGLLAVQVVLGGITVLNDLPENIVTAHLGTALALFATLIIAAVLLRQNTPVVGNFQSARRFARLALTTAILTYLLLLSGSNVRGNSADLVCPGWPLCGREDIPGSVVSLVVINLFHRFFASFVGLFIIATIIYAWRRRREAPKLAAIALAAAVFFVIQVAVGAAMVLLGSHAVEGGYEAAQGFHLAFATAVWGAMAALAAVAYRDLPAKTDAESPSGQPAPEKEWVRAPADAAVAAPEAAGEAGSLKLLLSGYLNLIKPHVTVLLLGVTLASMAIAQGGFPPWQLVIATLFGGACAAGSANAMNCYFDRDIDQIMSRTKRRSLPAGRIPPAHALIFGAALAVISFVDLALFVNLLSALLAFSGIVFYILVYTLWLKRNSTQNIVIGGAAGAVPPLVGWAAVTNSVGLPALWLFAIIFYWTPPHFWTLALLIKNDYARAHIPMMPVVLGEKETKRQIVLYTLLLIAVTLVLFSTREMGYLYLASAISLGAGFLYLAIRVLRDETKRWARTLFWYSNCYLALLFALMVIDRVLT